The DNA sequence CGCTCTAGTGCTGAAGTTGAATATCGAGTAATGGCTGCCACTGCATGTGAATTGATTTGGCTAAAAAGTCTCTTGTTTGATCTAGGGTTCTTGAGTACAACTCCTATGTCTATTAtgtgtgataatcaagcagccaTACACATTGTTGCAAACCCAGTTTTTCATGAAAGGAGCAAGCATATTGAAGTTGATTGTCACTTCATCAAGTCACAACTCATCCAAACGGTCTTAACTCACAGTTATGATCAATTGGCGGACATGATCACTAAGGCTCTCTCGTCTGCACATTTTCAGCGTCTTCTAGGCAAGCTTAGATTGACTATACTCCTCGATCCAGCTTAAGGGGGAGTATTAAGAGTTACCAACCCTAGACAGATTATGCAATTCTATAAATCATGGGTGCAGCATGGCTGCACGGCACCTTCTGTGTTTCCTGACAAATTATGTGTAAATCTCTTCTTAGTCTTGTAGTTGGTTTCCTCCAATTAAGGAGTATGGGTGATATCTAGTGTTTGGTGTAATCTCCTTTAATTAAGAAGTATAGCTGGTCTCTAGGGTTTAGTCTAAGGGCTGTTGGATGTAACcgatcctttttttcttttatatatgtgtatccTTGTACATTCACATTATTAAGAAATACAAGAAAACTTAAACCAAAACTGCAACAAGAAGGATAGGTTCTATGTAATAAGAAGTTAGATTGATAGGAATGTACTTGCAAGAAATGAACCTTAGTCAAGAATCAAGATGAAGCTAGTAGGTCTGGAGGGCAGGAACCAAAAGAAGAAGGGGGATCGATAACCTATTGAAACCGGAGCAAGGAAGGACTTATCTGAAAGTGACTTGCTCGCTTTGAAAGTAGAATTCTATAGGCAAGACCTATACAATGAAACACTGAGTTTCTCCTCTAAATCGGTGGAGCAATACATCGAATTTTGAAATCACATAAATTGAATTCTATTACATTGCTGCATCTTTTATACGGATAGAAACCTTCACTCAAGCTTTTCTTTTACGTGCTCCTTAAGCATGAACAACTATATTCtatttaattaaatgaaaatagGTAGAAATTAGGCATAATCATctcataagaaaaattataccACCCCTCCTACCAATATCCTTTTAGAATGACATTCCTACCTATTTCCAAAACAAACTACGAACAAATCATAAGAGTATCTTCATTTAGAAAAACCTCAACCACAAATATGAAGCCAGAAAAACTCAGAAAGTTACCATACCAATTGCAAAACTCCAGAAATTTACCAATtccaagaaaatgaaataaaaaagaaaaagagagagagtgtgaaAAGTACATGCATGTTAAAAGTGGAATTATACTCCTCTGTTGAACGAAAAAGAGAGATTTGATGAATTGCACTTGCCTTACCTCTTTAGAAACCAAGTGGTTTCTCGGAGTTCTCCACCGCTTCTCGTAGCAACACGATGCTGACGTGGGCTATAATGGAAAGAAAAGGATGATGTGATTTAGATAACTTGCCTTTGTTGTAGAGCTTCTAGCCATGGAACAACTTCAATAAGAAATTCAAGAATGTCAGATCAAAAGTCTAGTAAAttgctttttaatttaattttgtgatAAATGTTAATTTCCTTAAATTTTAGTGTGAAGAACTCTATATGCTAATGAAATTTATAAGCTCCAAGTTGATTTCCCCGAGCATTATCCCATGGAAGCACCACAAATCCATAAGGTTctgaatttaatttttgtttttctcttgattctgtttggttgccgagaaaattgttttgaaaCCGAAGAATTGACTATTACCTTCAAACCATCTAGGTATTTATACCTACTGTTTGGTTGTAGAGTTGTAGTTGTTAGGGTTTTGAAAtattgaagaaaacaaaacaattagTAATTTAGTAGCAGATAATGCTCGATTGATATTTAAAGTTTTTGCTTAAATGACTTATTTGCATTTAGGTGATATTTTTCCCTCTGGCCCCTCTGCATCCTCACATTTATAGCAATGGTCATATCTGTTTATCTTTAATTTTCAGTAATTGGGCTAGTATGGAACAAATGTCTTGGTGTGAATTCTTGCTTTCTTCGTATGAAATGTTGACAGTTAGATGGCTATTATATTTGATAGTGTTTGATTTCTGGATTAAGTTTCTTCAATGGAATAGTAAAAGCAGAAAATGTATAGAGAGAAAGAATTAGATAGCCATGGAAGATTCAAGGTTCATTGGATTCCACACTCACCAAGCAAGAAGCTCGGGAGCATATATTACTGTTAGAGGAGTGAGAAACAAACTCACTCTTTCACATTATTACAAAtcaatcaccaccatccattttaCAGTCATCATGTAAGATGCTTACACTTTTCATGATCTATAACTCATTACAATCTAATCTGGATACCATATGGAATATGATCCAAAGGCTCACATTAAATCCTAGGACTTGCATATAATAAAACCATCACAGCAAATACATTTATACACCAATACTTCCTTCTAAATGTTTTGCTGATTTCACTCCAAGTGCAGCTCTCAAATACTCAAACCGATCCTTAGGAAGAGCCTTGGTAAAAATGTCTGCCAATTGCTCTTCTGTTCTGCAATAGTTCAATTCAATTGTGTCATCTTGAATCACATCTCTTATGAAGTGATACCTTTTGTTGATATGTCTAGTTTTCTAGTGGAACACTGGATTCTTAGACATGGCTATGGTAGAGGTGTTGTCACACAACAAAGGTGTAGCCTCCACTTATTCCTTTCCAAAATCAAATAACATAAACCTCAGCCACATTGCTTGTGTTGTAGCTTCTGCAACACTTACATATTCAACTTCTGCAGTGGATAAAGCCACACTGCATTGCTTGACAGAAGCCTAAGAAAATATCCCTGAGCCAAAATTGAATGCATAGCCTGAGGTACTCTTCATATCATCTAAGCTCCCTACCCAGTCACTATCACAATAGCCTATCAACACAGCAGCTTTACCCTTCACATACTCGATCCCAAAGTCCAGTGTCCCTTGTACATATCTCAAGACGCTTTTAGCTGTCCCCATTTGTTTTCTGGTAGGTTTATGCATAAATCTTGCTAACACACAAGATGCATACATTAAATCTGGTCTAGTAGTTGTTAGGTATAACAGACTACCAACCATTATCCTATACAAGTTTTCATCAGCATCTTCGCTTCCATCAACCTTAGACAACTTATCAGTGATTGCAAGTGTAGTTTTCACAGCTTTACAATCTTTTAAACCAAACTTCTCAAGTAAGGACTTGGCATATTTCTTCTGATGGATAAATATGCCCTTATCAGTTTGAATTATGCCTAAACCAAGGAAATGATGTAGCAATCCCAATTCTGACATCTCATACTATTTCATCATATCCTTCTTAAACTCTTGGATCATTTCATCAGAACTCTGTGTGTAGATAATGTTATCTACATACAAAGACACAACAAGCACACCTGCATCACTGAATTTGGTATACAAAGTAGCTTCATTTTGGCTTTTCTTAAACCCAGACTTGTTGAAGTATGTATCTATCTCATTATACCAAGCTTCGGGAGCTTGTTTTAGACCATATAAGGCATTTTTCAGTCTGTAAACCTTGTCTTCTTACCCTTTGACTTCAAATTCCCGTGGTTGATCAACATATACTTTCTCATGCAGTGTACCATTTAGGAATGTAGATTTGACATCCAATTGGAATAGTCTCCATTCCTTTTGAGTTGCCAATACAATTAAAGTCCTAAAGGTATCAAGCCTTGCCATTAGTGCAAAGGTCTCATTGAAGTCAACCCTAGGCTTTTGAGAGTAGCCCTTTGCTACTAACCTTGCCTTTTTCTTCTGCATTGAGCCATCCAGATTAAGTTTTGTCTTATGGACCCATTTGACACCAATTACTGGTTTATCAAATGGCCTATTAACTAACTCTCATGTGTCATTATTTTCTATCATTTCAATCTCTGTGGGCATAGCTTTTCTCCAAGCTTCATCACCTAATGCATCTTCAAAATGCTCAGGCTCCATTCCATAGAAATTGCACCTCTCATATACTTCATTCAAGCTCCTGAACCTGAGAGGAGTGTGATCATATTCTTGGGCACTAGTGTGATTCACTTGTTCCTCTTGACTTGAAGAAGAAGTAATAATTTGATCATGTTGGTCCTGTAATAGCTCTGTGCACTCCACATCTTCATCATTCTCTTCACTCTCCACATTGCTCTTTTCATCTCCATGTACTCCATTAGCAACTGCAATCGACACATTCTTCCCTGCACAAGACTTCTAGTCCCAACAAGAGTTCTcataaaaaatcacatctctGGAGATAACGATTTTGTTGGTTTTAGGATTGTACAACCTGTAACCCCTTTCACAGGTTccataaccaagaaaaatacatttaacaCTGGTTGCATCCAGTTTCTATCTCATTTGTGATGGAACTTGTGCATAGCATAGGGATCTAAACACTCTTAAGTGTTTCACTCCAGGCTTCCTTCCACTATAGGTTTCAAATGGAGTCTTCTTATTCAGAGCTTTCGTAAGGCATCCATTAAGAATATAGACTGCAGTGTTAACTACTTCTTCCCAAAACTCAAGTGAAATGCCTTTCTCCAACA is a window from the Pyrus communis chromosome 16, drPyrComm1.1, whole genome shotgun sequence genome containing:
- the LOC137719908 gene encoding uncharacterized mitochondrial protein AtMg00810-like encodes the protein MSELGLLHHFLGLGIIQTDKGIFIHQKKYAKSLLEKFGLKDCKAVKTTLAITDKLSKVDGSEDADENLYRIMVGSLLYLTTTRPDLMYASCVLARFMHKPTRKQMGTAKSVLRYVQGTLDFGIEYVKGKAAVLIGYCDSDWVGSLDDMKKVEYVSVAEATTQAMWLRTEEQLADIFTKALPKDRFEYLRAALGVKSAKHLEGSIGV